A portion of the Camelus dromedarius isolate mCamDro1 unplaced genomic scaffold, mCamDro1.pat HAP1_SCAFFOLD_167, whole genome shotgun sequence genome contains these proteins:
- the LOC135320865 gene encoding LOW QUALITY PROTEIN: mitogen-activated protein kinase kinase kinase kinase 1-like (The sequence of the model RefSeq protein was modified relative to this genomic sequence to represent the inferred CDS: inserted 1 base in 1 codon; substituted 3 bases at 3 genomic stop codons), whose translation MLPPPHVVPGVGGSQGLLGPVTGPLSELQISYVCREVLQGLAYLHSQKKIHRDIKGANIPIKDPGEVRLADFGISAQIGDTLARCLXFIGTPYWMAAEVAAVALKGGYNELCDIWSLGITAIELAELQPTLFDVHTLRVLFLMNKSGYQPPRLKEKGKWSAAFHIFVKVALNKSAKKRPGTTKMLSHQLVSQPGLNRGLILELLDKLRNPGKGAAVGEIEDEEPELPPAIPRRIRSTHRSSSVGIPDADCCRRHMEFRKPRGMXSRPTADTARLQPPGGFKSSSPRSGTLSSENDYGNVDIPSLAEDIPPPLLPKVRFWIRSPSDEGPGGTADEGQLSPVVLVRCASVPPPGTTHIVPPPPTRNRHVTAHSESSLWNPXPREHDQLPLLPSKEEXMKRKGCALLLKLFNGCPLWIHSTAASKHPSNKDQHLLLGAEEGIFILNRNDQGATLEMLSPPCSAALSSRTTRVYSINNVLMSLSGKTPHLYSHSILGLLEWKEARAGSPIAHISPHRLLARKNMVSTKFRDTKGCRACCVGERESPEGASSGGPFLCGALETSVVLLQWQQPMNKFLLLRQVLFPLHTPLPVFSLLTGPGSELPAVCIGVSPGQPAKSVFFHTVRFGALSCWRGEMSAEHKGPVQVTQVEEDKVMVTSGFRMCVPIAYHGTWHTVNV comes from the exons ATGTTACCCCCTCCCCATGTGGTACCTGgtgtgggtggcagccaggggctcctggggccag TCACAGGCCCCCTGTCAGAGCTCCAGATCAGCTATGTCTGCAGGGAAGTGCTCCAG ggactggcctatctacactcacagaagaagatacaccgggacatcaag ggagccAACATCCCCATCAAGGACCCTGGGGAGGTCAGactgg ctgactttggTATATCGGCCCAGATCGGGGACACACTGGCTCGATGCCTCTGATTCATTGGGACACCCTACTG GATGGCTGCGGAAGTGGCGGCCGTGGCCCTGAAGGGGGGATACAACGAGCTGTGTGATATCTGGTCACTGGGCATCACAGCCATTGAATTAGCCGAGCTACAGCCAACCCTCTTTGACGTTCACACTCTCAG AGTTCTCTTCCTCATGAACAAGAGTGGCTATCAGCCTCCTCggctaaaggaaaaaggcaaat ggtcgGCTGCCTTCCACATCTTCGTCAAAGTCGCCCTCAACAAGAGCGCCAAGAAACGACCTGGCACCACCAAGATGCTCAGT catcaACTGGTGTCCCAGCCCGGGCTAAACAGAGGCCTGATCCTAGAGCTTCTTGACAAActgaggaacccagggaagggggcagctgttggcgagattgaagatgaggagcctgag CTACCCCCCGCCATCCCTCGGCGGATCCGATCCACCCATCgatccagctctgtggggatcCCAGATGCGGACTGCTGTC ggCGGCACATGGAGTTCAGGAAGCCTCGAGGCATGTAGTCCAGACCCACAGCTGACACG gctcgcttacaaccacctggaggcttcaagagcagcagtcctaggtcagggaccctcagc TCCGAAAATGACTACGGTAACGTGGACAT CCCCTCCCTCGCAGAAGACATACCTCCTCCTCTACTCCCCAAGGTAAGGTTCTGG ATCCGTTCTCCATCGGACGAGGGTCCTGGGGGGACTGcggatgaggggcagctgagcccagtGGTATTGGTCCGCTGTGCCAGTGTGCCTCCCCCTGGCACCACCCACATtgtgcctcccccacccacccgaAACCGCCACGTAACCGCTCACTCAG AATCTTCACTGTGGAACC GCCCTCGGGAACATGACCAGCTCCCGCTTTTGCCCTCCAAGGAGGAatagatgaagagaaag GGATGTGCCCTTCTCCTAAAGTTGTTCAATGGCTGCCCTCTCTGGATCCACAGCACGGCAGCCTCGAAACACCCCTCCAACAAAG accagcacttactcctgggagctgaggaaggcattttcattctgaaccgaaatgatcagggggccacgctggagatg CTGTCTCCTCCATGCTCTGCAGCTCTTTCTAGCCGGACTACCCGGGTGTACTCCATCAACaatgtcctcatgtctctctcag gaAAGACCCCCCACCTGTATTCTCATAGcatcctgggcctgctggaatggaaagaggccagagcaggaagccccATTGCTCACATCAGTCCCCACCGGCTCCTAGCAAG GAAGAACATGGTCTCCACTAAGTTCCGGGATACCAAAGGTTGCCGGGCGTGCTGTGTGGGGGAGAGAGAATCTC cggagggcgctagctccgggggcccgttcctgtgtggggcattgGAGACATCCGTGGTCCTGCTTCAGTGGCAGCAGCCCATGAACAAGTTCCTGCTTCTCCGG caggtgctcttcccgctacacacgcctctgcccgtgttctcactgctgaccgggccaggctccgagctgcccgccgtgtgcatcggcgtgagccccgggcagccggcgaagtcggtgttcttccacaccgtgcgcttcggcgcgctctcctgctggcggggcgagatgagcgcag AGCACAAGGGACCAGTACAAGTGACTCAGGTCGAGGAAGACAAGGTGATGGTCACTTCTGGATTTCGGAt GTGTGTCCCCATTGCCTACCacggcacctggcacacagtaaatgtgtag